From one Lolium rigidum isolate FL_2022 chromosome 4, APGP_CSIRO_Lrig_0.1, whole genome shotgun sequence genomic stretch:
- the LOC124647796 gene encoding replication factor C subunit 3-like: MAIETPAPASPTASPYSSSSPAGRTLSAAFAEDRRRESKIRASNLLPGCGGRSPQHPRAQLVSRLLQRWACLPKTHVPVRARAGTPTPPPSHRRPSSASTSTPQSAQVHRRPSSASTSTPQAAQVHRRPSSASTSTPQAVARQDHAGVPSVPVRRPLREREDAAAIGLVPTPTGSEASAVSTPEVVPGDGSNWRRDTATTVARGANIWVRALRKPSLQVDSPQQSVDSPIAADDMYVWADKYRPSVLGEFICNKAVADNLHRMVTERQCSHFIFEGAQAVGKRSMVLALLRDAFGPDELKIEEQTKRIEMKGEIVKHIDLKVRISDHHVEVNLADSHGYEKYVITTLLNESLPPPDFICTHANCKVIVVHDADRISSDLQHYIGWFLGRYAGCNKIIFCCSSSKNLEAVEHLCKVITLKPPSFDEIIKVLEFIATQEGIDLPDGIASRIAASASNNLRQAIRSFEATWTANYSFTKDQPILTGWEEEINNVAKKIMEEPSPKQLYLIRGKIRKMIEHNVSPYFIFCHLVTELKRDRDEDFQNSIDELASDLNRTEQCKEYKSQDTALVKRAINIEGFTVEGPDQGEAIQCFIKIEEFTVRFMSFYRSLIAKNSIRGGVS, from the exons ATGGCGATCGAGACCCCTGCGCCCGCGTCCCCGACCGCCTCgccgtactcctcctcctccccggccgGCCGCACCCTCTCCGCGGCCTTCGCGGAGGACCGACGCCGCGAGTCCAAGATCCGCGCCTCCAACCTCCTCCCGGGCTGCGGCGGCCGCTCGCCGCAGCACCCGCGCGCCCAGCTCGTGTCCAGGCTCCTCCAACGCTGGGCCTGCCTCCCCAAGACCCACGTCCCTGTCCGCGCCCGCGCTGGCACCCCTACCCCGCCGCCCTCGCACCGTCGGCCGTCGTCCGCGTCGACGTCGACGCCCCAGTCGGCGCAGGTGCACCGTCGGCCGTCTTCCGCGTCGACGTCGACGCCCCAGGCGGCGCAGGTGCACCGTCGGCCGTCGTCCGCATCGACGTCGACGCCCCAGGCGGTGGCACGCCAGGACCACGCCGGCGTGCCGAGTGTCCCCGTGAGGAGGCCTTTGAGGGAGAGAGAGGATGCCGCCGCCATCGGCCTTGTGCCGACGCCGACGGGGTCCGAAGCCAGTGCCGTGTCGACTCCCGAAGTGGTTCCCGGCGATGGGAGCAACTGGAGACGCGATACCGCCACCACCGTCGCGAGAGGAGCAAACATCTGGGTGAGGGCTTTGCGCAAGCCGTCTCTGCAGGTGGATTCCCCGCAGCAGTCGGTTGATTCGCCGATCGCGGCGGACGACATGTACGTATGGGCGGACAAGTACCGGCCCAGTGTACTCGGGGAATTCATCTGCAACAAGGCCGTCGCCGACAACCTCCACCGGATG GTGACCGAGCGCCAATGCAGCCATTTCATATTTGAAGGGGCGCAGGCGGTCGGTAAGAGAAGCATGGTGCTGGCCCTTTTAAGGGATGCCTTTGGTCCTGATGAACTCAAG ATAGAGGAACAAACAAAGAGAATCGAGATGAAG GGTGAAATTGTCAAACACATTGATCTCAAAGTAAGGATTTCTGATCATCATGTGGAGGTAAACTTGGCTGATTCACACGGCTATGAGAAGTATGTCATAactactttgttgaatgaatcactaCCACCACCGGACTTTATTTGCACTCATGCCAACTGCAAAG TGATTGTGGTCCATGACGCTGACAGGATTTCTTCTGATCTTCAACATTATATCGGTTGGTTTCTGGGGAGGTATGCAGGCTGCAATAAAATTATTTTCTGCTGCTCCAGTTCTAAAAACCTTGAGGCTGTGGAACATCTATGCAAGGTTATCACACTTAAACCACCTTCATTTGATGAG ATAATCAAGGTTCTAGAGTTCATTGCTACGCAAGAAGGCATAGATTTGCCTGATGGAATTGCTAGTAGAATTGCTGCGAGCGCGAGTAATAATCTCCGACAGGCAATACGTTCTTTTGAAGCTACATGGACAGCAAA CTATTCATTCACAAAAGACCAGCCTATTTTGACTGGATGGGAGGAGGAAATTAACAATGTTGCCAAAAAAATCATGGAAGAGCCAAGTCCAAAGCA GCTGTATCTCATTCGAGGGAAGATCAGAAAAATGATTGAACATAATGTGTCACCTTATTTCATTTTCTGT CACTTGGTTACCGAACTGAAAAGGGACAGGGATGAAGATTTTCAGAATAGTATTGATGAACTGGCGTCGGATTTGAACCGA ACAGAGCAGTGCAAAGAATACAAATCTCAGGACACAGCTTTGGTCAAAAGAGCTATCAATATAGAAGGTTTCACTGTTGAGGGGCCTGACCAAGGGGAAGCCATCCAATGCTTCATAAAGATTGAAG AATTCACCGTGAGGTTCATGAGCTTCTACAGGTCGTTAATAGCGAAGAATTCGATCAGAGGAGGTGTTTCTTGA